One genomic window of Quercus lobata isolate SW786 chromosome 9, ValleyOak3.0 Primary Assembly, whole genome shotgun sequence includes the following:
- the LOC115958911 gene encoding FT-interacting protein 3-like encodes MGEIHLAVRFTRSSLPNLMHMYSQPLLPNMHYLHPLTIMRPYWLRHQATQIVSMRLGQAEPRLRKEVVQYMLDVDSNTWSLRKYKLNLSRVMSVWDWLIALKKWYDGVCNWENYSTNILLHIFYSILVLCPEFVLPAIFLCPFLIGFWYYRHRPKHPPHIDVRLSYADSVNPDELDEEFDTFPTSRPSDLLRVRYDQLRIIGGKLLKVASDVAANAERLQYLVLWRDPRATSLCMIFHLVAAIVVYFTPVQVVFLLTGFYVLRHPRLRRSGPNGFPSILSNFFRRLPAKTDCIL; translated from the coding sequence ATGGGTGAAATTCATTTGGCTGTGAGATTCACTCGCTCCTCGTTGCCTAATTTGATGCACATGTACTCACAGCCGCTTTTGCCAAATATGCACTATCTTCATCCATTAACTATTATGCGGCCTTATTGGCTGAGGCACCAAGCAACTCAAATTGTATCAATGAGATTGGGCCAGGCTGAGCCACGGCTGAGGAAAGAGGTGGTGCAATATATGTTGGATGTGGACTCCAACACGTGGAGTTTGAGGAAGTACAAACTAAACCTTTCCAGGGTTATGAGCGTTTGGGATTGGTTAATCGCCTTAAAAAAATGGTATGATGGGGTTTGCAACTGGGAAAACTACAGCACAAATATATTACTTcacatattttattcaatactGGTCCTCTGTCCAGAGTTCGTCTTACCCGCCATTTTCCTCTGCCCTTTCTTGATTGGGTTTTGGTATTATAGACACAGGCCAAAGCATCCTCCTCACATAGACGTTCGCCTTTCTTATGCTGATTCTGTAAATCCTGATGAACTTGATGAAGAATTTGATACATTCCCAACTTCCCGGCCTTCTGACCTTTTAAGGGTAAGATATGATCAGTTGAGAATTATTGGTGGGAAGCTTCTAAAGGTTGCTAGTGATGTAGCTGCTAATGCGGAGAGGCTGCAATATTTGGTGCTCTGGCGAGACCCAAGAGCGACATCGCTATGTATGATATTCCATCTGGTTGCTGCCATTGTTGTCTATTTTACACCAGTCCAAGTTGTGTTCCTTCTCACGGGATTCTACGTGTTGAGGCATCCTAGGTTACGTCGTAGTGGCCCTAATGGGTTTCCTTCAATACTATCGAATTTTTTCAGGAGATTGCCTGCGAAAACGGACTGCATTTTGTGA